The Mycolicibacterium insubricum DNA segment CGGTCCGACCAGTACTCACTGGCCGCGACCGCCTACCACCTGCTGACCGGCAAGCCGCTGTTCGCTGACTCGAACGCCGCGGTCGTCATCGGCAGCCACCTGAGCGTCGAGCCGCCCCCGGTGTCCGAACAGCGTCCGGAACTGGCCGAACTGGATGAGGTGGTGGCTCGCGGCCTAGCCAAGGACCGGGACGCGCGGTATCCGAACTGCACGGCGTTCGCCCGGGCACTGTCCGGCCTGCCGGAGCAGAGCGGCGAATTCACCGTGGGGCGGGCCGTCGTCACGGCGTCCGGACCGATCCCCAGGACCACCGGTACCCAGGGCCGGCACCGGGCCGACGCCGACGAGGACGACGACGGCTACTGGGAGACTGCAGGATCCCAGCCGACGATGTTGGCACCGGCGGCGCAGGGCACGTCGAACAAGAGGCTGCTGTGGGCCATGCTGGTCGGCGTTCCGCTCATCGTGATCGCGACCGTGCTGCTGGTGCTGGCTCTGCTGCCCGAGGGGCTCGGTACCGGCCGCTACCGGGGCGAGGCGACGTCGACGGCCGCGCCGACCGAGGCCCGGACACCGGTGCCGTCGACCGCGGCCCAGGCTCCGGTTCCACCGGCCGCCCCGACGACGGCGTCCGGTCGGCATCCCTGGACGGGGGTGGTGGCGGTCGAGTGCGGTGGCACCGAGCCGTGTGAACTGCAGCAACGCAACGCGCCCTACACCAGCGCTCCCCGGTTGCATCCCGAAGGCCTGCACAACGGCACCGTCGTCAGCCTCGCCTGCCACGTCGTCGGCGATGAGCGCAGCAACCCGGGCGACGGCAGCAGCCGGCTCTGGTACCGGCTGTCCAACGGCGCCTACGTGAACTCGGTGTACCTCGACAACGTCATCGCGACGGGGATGCAGCCGTGCTGATTGCACCCGGCGGCTGAACCGACCGCACGGTCCAGCCCGGCCGGGGTTGCCGATACCATCCGGGAATGCCATTGGGGGTTGATCAGCAGTTCGCCGGCTATACGGTGGTGCGCCGACTCGGTGCCGGCGGGATGGGCGAGGTGTACCTGGCGCAGCATCCGCGGTTGCCGCGCCGCGACGCGCTGAAGCTGCTGACCGCCGACGTGTCGGTGGACCCCAGCTTCCGGGAGCGCTTCCTGCAGGAGGCCGACCTCGCCTCGACGCTGTGGCACCCGCACATCGTCGGCGTGCACGACCGCGGCGAATGTGACGGACAACTGTGGATCTCGATGGACTACGTCGAGGGCGAGGACGCGTCGGGCGTACTGGCCGGCAGCTATCCCGACGGGATGCCCCCGGATATGGTCGCGACGATCGTCACCGGCGTGGCCTCAGCGCTGGACTACGCGCACTCCCAGGGGCTGCTGCACCGCGACGTCAAGCCCGCCAACATCCTGATCGGGGATGCCGCCGACCCGAGGCATCGGCGAATCCTGTTGACCGACTTCGGGATTGCCCGCGCGGTCGGCGAGGCCAGCGGGCTGACGGCGACGAACATGACGATCGGGACGGTCGACTACACCGCACCTGAGCAGCTGCTCGGCGAGGAGCTGGACGGGCGCGCCGACCAGTATGCGCTGGCGGTGACCGCCTACCAGCTGCTGTGCGGCCGGCCGCCGTTCCGCGACACCAACGCGGCAGTGGTCATCGGGCGCCACCTCAACGCCGCGCCGCCGCCGCTGTCGAAGACCCGCCCACAGCTGGCCGCGCTGGATCCGGTGTTCGCCCGGGCGCTGGCCAAGAAACCGGCCGATCGCTACCCCAATTGCGGGGCGTTCGCCGCGGCACTGGCCGACGCGATCGCCGCGCCGGGCGAGGCACCCGTGGCACCGGAAGCGCCGGCGACGACGGTGCTGCCCAGACCGTCGGACGAGGAACCCCCGGTGCTGGTGGCGCAGATCCCGGCCGCCGCGGCGCCGGAGCCGTCCGTCGTCGACCGGCTCACCCATCCACCGTCTTCGCCCGGCCCTGCCGCGCCGCCGAACTGGCAGCCGCCGCCCGGCGCCTACTTCGACGGGCGGCAATGGCAGACGGCCGCCCCGGCGTCCGGTTCGGGTAATCGGACCCCGGTGCTGCTGGCGGTCGCCGTGGTGGCGTTGCTGGCGATCGCCGGGATCGTCGTGCTGATCGTGTCGCTGGGCGGCTCCTCGCAGGACACCGCCGACCGCACCGCTGCGGCCCCGACCAGCAGCTACCGGTCGCCGACCTATGCGGCCCCGCCGGCGTATACCGCGCCCGCCACCACCGCGGCGCCGGCCGTCGGGCTGACCGGCCGGATCGTGGGCACCTGCGACGAGGGCGGTACCTGCGGACTCAAGCAGCGCAACGCGCCGTATACCGCCGCCGGCCGGCTGGTGCCGGGCGACCTGCAGGACGGCAACGTGGTGACGGTGTCCTGCTCGGTCAGCGGTGACCTGCGCAGCAACGAGGGCCACGGGTCCAGCAGCGTGTGGTACCGGCTGGCCAACGGTGCCTACGTGCCCTCGGTGTACCTCGACGGCGTGGGCTCGGTCCCGTCGTGCTGACCCGCCGTGCGACGGCGGTGGCGGCCGCGCTGGTGGTCGCGCTGGCCGGCTGCCACAGCAACGGGTCCGCCGAACCGACCGCCACCGAACCCGCGGCGACCGAGGCGACCCCGTCGTCACCGGTCCAACCCGCCCCGCCGGCGCAGGCGGCCAACGATGACGTCAACGCCTGGCGCCAGGTCGGCACCTCGGTGCAGGGTCGCCCGCTGCGCGCGCTGACCCTGGGCCACGGGCCGCGGAAGGTGCTGTTCATCGGCGGTATCCACGGCGACGAGGACGAGGGCGCCTACACCACCGCGCAGTTGCCGGCCGCCTTCCTCGCCGACGGACTGGCCGACACGGTCACCCTCACCATCTTGGAGGACGCCAACCCCGACGGCCGGGCCGCCGGTTCCCGCGGCAATGCCGACGGCGTCGACGTCAACCGCAACTTCCCGGCGAAGAACTTCGACACCGGCACCGCCGCATACGGCGGCAGCCCGCTCAGCCAGCCCGAATCCCGTGCGGTCAAGGCACTGATCGACGAGGTGAATCCGGCGCTGGTGGTCGTCTCGCACGCCTGGTCGGGCGACGAGTTCATCAACTTCGACGGGCCGGCGCGGGAGATCGCCGAACGGTTCAGCGCGGCAACCGGTCTCAAGGTGCAGGACTCGAGTTCGTTTGCGCCGACGCCGGGTTCGCTGGGCTCCTGGGCGGGGCGCGACCGTGGGATCGCGCTGCTGACCATCGAGATCCTCAAGGGCACCGACCCGCAGCGCGAATGGGAGCGGATCAAGACCGCGCTGCTGGCCGCCATCGCCGGATAGCAGCCGGATAGTCGCCGGGTCAGTGGCCGGCCGAGCCGGTCAGTTTCGCGCCGCCCGGATCGGTCAGCACGCAGATCACGTCGCTGGGAATCGGATTGTTGTCGGTGCGGTCCTGTTTGGAATCGATCAGGAACGTCACGGCGTACCGGCCCGACGAGCCCTGACCGGTGAAGGTTCTCAGCCCGGCGTCGCATTCGGTGCGGGCGACATCGGCCAGCGCGGTGTTCACCCGCAGCCCGCCGCGGTGGAACACCTGCGCGGAATGCGGTGTCGCGCAGTCCACCACGGTCACATACACGACGCTGGGATCCTCCGGCGGTGGATCGGCCAGGCAGTCACCGGCCTGCAGATCGACCCACCGCGCCGGGCGCGCCGGCGCCGCGGTGGGGGAGACGACGGCCGCCTCGGTGGTCGTCGTCGCGGTGGCGCTCGTCGTCACGGTGTCCGCCGTCGTGGTGTCCGTCGGCGCCGGATGCGGTGCTCCACACCCGGACACCAGCAACGCGGCCAGCGGGATCGCGGTACTGCGCAGACTCATTCGCCGCGCTCCCGCAGGAACGCCAGCAGCCCCGGATCACCGGACACGATGCGGTCGACCTCCTCGCCGCCGTCGCAGCGCAGCAGCGCGACCGTCACAGTCGATGCCGACCGGCCGACCACCTGCCAGTGGGCGCCGGAGTCCTCCCAGCGCCGCAGCACCGCCACCGGATCCTCATCCATACCCACCATCATGGCCCGCCGGGGCGGCGGGCATAGCATGGGTTTGCCAAATGAATAGGAGCACTTCATGGAATCGGTATCGCTGAATTCCGTTGCCGACGAGCAACTGGGTCTCGCCCGCGAGGCCCACAGTGGCCGCGCCGCCCACACCGTGCATGGCGGGGTCGGGCATTTCCTGCGCCAGACGGTGATCGCGCTGACCGGGGGCACCGGCTTGGCCGAACACGAAAGCCCCGGTGAGGCCACCCTGCAGGTGCTGCGCGGCCGGGTGCGGCTGTCCGCCGGGGAGGACTCCGCCGAAGGTGTCGCGGGGGATCTGCTGATCATCCCCGATGCGCGGCACTCCCTCGACGCGCTGGAGGACTCCGCCGTCCTGCTGACGGTGCTGGCCGACCGCCCCTGACCCACCGGCCGGCGCCGGTCAGTACCGGTGCCGGCCCAGGGAAAGCCCTCCGCGGCAGTGCGTTCCGTCGCGCAGCAGCGCGGCGGGCAGCATCTCGCTGGTCACCAGGCCGTGCTCGGCGGTGACGGCGTCGACGATGCCGAAGTGCTCGGCGATGCCGGCCGGGGTGTCGATGATGACTGTCGCGACCGGAACACGGCGGGTGAGCCGCAACAACCGGTCCCCGTGCGGCGGCTGGTCGCCGACGAACCCCCACACCCCGCGCAGCACCGTCGCGCCGGCCGCACCGGCGGACCGCAACCGCGCCACCAGCGCGCGATGGATCGGCACGCCGTCGTGGCGGGCGTCCTCGTCGCTGTAGACGACGAGCTTCTGACGCAACTCCAGCCCGTCGGCGTCGGTGCCGGGCAACGCGTGCGGACGGGCCAGCAGCCGGCCGTCACGCTTGCACACCTGGACCCGTTCGATCAGCGGCCGGTCGGTGAGACCGCGCAGCTCGGCCACCGCGTCGCCGACCTGGCTGCGGCTGCCGATCGCCGTCACCAGCATCGGGACGTCGGTGTTCGCGCTGAAGAACCGGGCCCGATGCCGCGTCCCGGCGATCGTGCCGTCGACGCCGAGAAAACAGACGGCGCCCATGAAACCCAGTCGGTGCAGCACCGATGTCGCGGCGATGTGCGCCGGGACGCCGTCGGCGCGTTGGCGCCGGGTCAACAGCAGGGTCATCAGCACCGTCTCGGCGGCGGTGGCCGGCAGCTCGCCGTTGGTCGCCACCCGGGCCCGCTCGACGGTCAGCAGGCCGCGGGTCACCCGGTCCGCGACCTCGCCGGCCAGTGCGGCGATGGTGGCGGCCTCGTCGACGGCGGTGAGCACGACGGGCAGGTCCTCGGAGCTGCTCAACAACTCGTCGGTGCGGATGACGTTGCGCGGCCCGAAGCTGGTGATGCCGCGCAGCGCCACGCTGGCGGCGACCCGGCGGCGCTCGAACAGCTCGAGGATCTCCTCGGTGAGGAACCGGCAGCCGTGCCGTTCCCGCTCGGCCAGATACGCACTGAGCTTGTGGATCTCGGTCATGACAGCCAGCCTGCCACCGCACTGCCCAGGGCCGCGGCCGCGACGCCGGCCAGTACCGACACCACGATATTGGCGACGGCGGGCCGGAACTGGCGCTCCTCGGCCAGCCGGTGGGTTTCATACATCCAGGTGGAGAACGTGGTGTAGGCCCCGACGAACGCTGTGCCGGCCAGAAACGCAGCGTCGTGGCCGAGGACGTTACTCAGTGTCAGGCCGCTGACCAGCCCCAGCAGGATCGCGCCGGACAGGTTGACCACCAGGGTGCCCAGTGGAAACGATCCCGAAGCCCGGGCCGCCACTGCGCGGTCGACGACGAACCGCAGCACCGAGCCCACGCCGCCGATCACCGCGACGCCCGTCCACAGCAGCACCGTCATATCCGGGCCCGCCGAACCAGCGCGGTGGCGATGTGCACGGCGGCGAACCCGCAGACCAGGCTCGCCGTCAGATAGCCGGCGGCCAGCGGATACGCGTGGGCCTGCAGCATCCGCAGGATCTCCACCTGCATGGTGGAGAACGTCGTCAGCCCGCCGCAGAGCCCGGTGCCCAGCAGCGGTCGGCGGTAGGCAGATTGGGGGAGGCGCTCCAGCAGGCGGGTGCTGAAATAGCCCAGTAGGAACGCCCCGATGATGTTCACCGCGAAGGTGCCCCAGGGCCAGCGGGTCGGGTCGGTGACGGCCAGCGCGGCGATACCGGCGCGCGCCAGGGTGCCGACGGCGCCGCCGGCGAACACCGCCGCCAGCTCGCGACCGTCGTGACCGAACACCGAACGAGTATGCCCCGGGCGGACTCGCGCCGGCATCTCGCGGGTAGGCGGGGACAACCCCGCGGCGCACGGGCACAATGGCGGCCATGGCAGCCAACCCTCGCGCCGGCACCGCGGCCCGCCCCGAAGACCTCATCGATATCGCCGGGTTGGTGACGGCCTACTACGCGGTGATCCCCGACCCCGACGACGTCGCCCAGCAGGTGACCTTCGGCACCTCGGGGCACCGCGGCTCCAGCTTCGACGGCGCCTTCAACGAGGCGCACATTCTGGCCACCACCCAGGCGATCGTGGAGTATCGCACCGGGCGCGGCATCACCGGGCCGCTGTTTCTGGGCCGCGACACCCACGGACTGTCCGAACCGGCCTGGACCTCGGCGCTGGAGGTGCTGGCCGCCAACGACGTCGTGGTGATGATCGACGGCGCCGACCGGTACACGCCCACCCCGGCCGTCAGCCACGCCATCGTCGCGTTCAACCGCGGCCGCGATTCCGACCTGGCCGACGGGATCGTCGTCACCCCCTCGCACAATCCGCCCCGCGACGGCGGGTTCAAATACAACCCGCCCAACGGCGGCCCGGCCGACACCGACGCCACCTCGGCGATCGCCAAGCGCGCCAACGAGATTCTGCGCGACGGCCTGCGCGAGGTGAAACGGATCCCGCTGGCCCGGGCGCGCGCTCTGGCCCAGCGCCACGACTACCTCGACGCCTACGTCGCCGACCTGCCCAATGTCGTTGACCTGCAAGCGATCCGGGCCGAAGGGGTGCGGATCGGCGCCGATCCGCTCGGCGGGGCCAGCGTGGACTACTGGGCGGCGATCGCCGAACGGCACAACCTCGACCTCACGGTGGTCAATCCGCTGGTGGACGCCACCTGGCGGTTCATGACCCTGGACACCGACGGCAAGATCCGGATGGACTGCAGCTCACCCAACGCGATGGCCGGGCTGATCCACAAGCTGCAGGACGGCGACGCCGACTATCAGATCGCCACCGGCAACGACGCCGACTCCGACCGGCACGGCATCGTCACCCCCGACGGCGGCCTGATGAACCCCAATCACTATCTGGCCGTGGCGATCGACTACCTGTACTCGCACCGGCCGAACTGGGCGCCGGGAGTGGCCGTCGGAAAGACCGCCGTCAGCAGTTCCATCATCGACCGGGTGGTCGCGGGGATGGGGCGGCCCCTGCTGGAGGTGCCCGTCGGATTCAAATGGTTTGTCGACGGGCTGTCCACGGGCACAATCGGATTCGGTGGTGAGGAGTCCGCCGGCGCGTCGTTCCTGCGGACCGACGGCACGACGTGGACCACCGACAAGGACGGCATCATCCTGGCGCTGTTGGCCTCGGAGATCCTGGCGGTGACCGGCAAGACCCCGTCGCAGCGCTACACCGAGCTGACCGCGACCTACGGCGACCCGGCGTATGCCCGCATCGACGCCCCGGCCGACCGCGAGCAGAAGGCGCGCCTGTCGAAGCTGTCCGCCGAGCAGGTCGGCGCCACCGAGCTGGCCGGTGAGCCGATCACCGCCAAACTCACCGCGGCGCCGGGCAACGGCGCGCCGCTGGGCGGGCTGAAGGTCACCACCGAGAACGCGTGGTTCGCCGCCCGGCCGTCGGGAACCGAGGACGTGTACAAGATCTACGCCGAGTCGTTCCTGGGTGCCGACCATTTGGCCCGGGTGCAGGAGGCCGCGCGCGAGGTGGTCAATACAGTCATCGGGTGAGCACCGACACCCGCGACGAGCAGGCGCACAAGCTGCCCGCCGAGGTGTGGGTGCTGATCTCCGCCAATGCCGTCATCGCCCTCGGCTACGGCGTGGTGGCACCGGTGCTGCCCGACTACGCCCGGCACTTCGGCGTGTCGGTGAGCGCGGCGACGTTCATCATCACCGCGTTCGCCCTGATGCGGCTGATCTTCGCCCCCGCCGCCGGTGAGCTGGTCCAGCGGCTGGGGGAGCGCCACGTCTACGTCAGCGGCCTGCTCATCGTGGCGGCCTCGACAGCCGCGTGCGCCTTCGCCCACAACTACGGGCAGCTGCTGCTGTTCCGGGCGCTCGGCGGGATCGGCTCGACCATGTTCTTCATCTCCGCGCTCGGGCTGATGATCCGGGTCAGCCCGCCCGATGCCCGTGGCCGGGTGGCCGGCATGTTCTCCTCGGCGTTCCTGATCGGCTCGGTCGGCGGGCCGATGCTGGGCAGCCTGACGGCCGGGCTCGGGCTCTCTGCCCCGTTCCTGATCTACGGCGGCGCGCTGTTCATCGCGGCGACGGTGGTGTTCG contains these protein-coding regions:
- a CDS encoding serine/threonine-protein kinase, with product MHLGEGEEFAGFTVVRRLGGGGMGEVYLAQHPRLPRLDALKVLNPEISADDDYRVRFLREAEMAAGLGHPHIVSVHDRGETEDGTLWVSMEYVEGIDAGAYLARHYPDGMPLWMVTEITLAIGAALDYAHGQRLLHRDVKPANILLGDLGEGQYRVVLTDFGIARVEGEEHRLTEANMTVGTVNYTSPEQLTADHLDGRSDQYSLAATAYHLLTGKPLFADSNAAVVIGSHLSVEPPPVSEQRPELAELDEVVARGLAKDRDARYPNCTAFARALSGLPEQSGEFTVGRAVVTASGPIPRTTGTQGRHRADADEDDDGYWETAGSQPTMLAPAAQGTSNKRLLWAMLVGVPLIVIATVLLVLALLPEGLGTGRYRGEATSTAAPTEARTPVPSTAAQAPVPPAAPTTASGRHPWTGVVAVECGGTEPCELQQRNAPYTSAPRLHPEGLHNGTVVSLACHVVGDERSNPGDGSSRLWYRLSNGAYVNSVYLDNVIATGMQPC
- a CDS encoding serine/threonine-protein kinase; its protein translation is MPLGVDQQFAGYTVVRRLGAGGMGEVYLAQHPRLPRRDALKLLTADVSVDPSFRERFLQEADLASTLWHPHIVGVHDRGECDGQLWISMDYVEGEDASGVLAGSYPDGMPPDMVATIVTGVASALDYAHSQGLLHRDVKPANILIGDAADPRHRRILLTDFGIARAVGEASGLTATNMTIGTVDYTAPEQLLGEELDGRADQYALAVTAYQLLCGRPPFRDTNAAVVIGRHLNAAPPPLSKTRPQLAALDPVFARALAKKPADRYPNCGAFAAALADAIAAPGEAPVAPEAPATTVLPRPSDEEPPVLVAQIPAAAAPEPSVVDRLTHPPSSPGPAAPPNWQPPPGAYFDGRQWQTAAPASGSGNRTPVLLAVAVVALLAIAGIVVLIVSLGGSSQDTADRTAAAPTSSYRSPTYAAPPAYTAPATTAAPAVGLTGRIVGTCDEGGTCGLKQRNAPYTAAGRLVPGDLQDGNVVTVSCSVSGDLRSNEGHGSSSVWYRLANGAYVPSVYLDGVGSVPSC
- a CDS encoding M14 family zinc carboxypeptidase produces the protein MLTRRATAVAAALVVALAGCHSNGSAEPTATEPAATEATPSSPVQPAPPAQAANDDVNAWRQVGTSVQGRPLRALTLGHGPRKVLFIGGIHGDEDEGAYTTAQLPAAFLADGLADTVTLTILEDANPDGRAAGSRGNADGVDVNRNFPAKNFDTGTAAYGGSPLSQPESRAVKALIDEVNPALVVVSHAWSGDEFINFDGPAREIAERFSAATGLKVQDSSSFAPTPGSLGSWAGRDRGIALLTIEILKGTDPQREWERIKTALLAAIAG
- a CDS encoding cupin domain-containing protein; translated protein: MESVSLNSVADEQLGLAREAHSGRAAHTVHGGVGHFLRQTVIALTGGTGLAEHESPGEATLQVLRGRVRLSAGEDSAEGVAGDLLIIPDARHSLDALEDSAVLLTVLADRP
- a CDS encoding DUF190 domain-containing protein, with the translated sequence MTEIHKLSAYLAERERHGCRFLTEEILELFERRRVAASVALRGITSFGPRNVIRTDELLSSSEDLPVVLTAVDEAATIAALAGEVADRVTRGLLTVERARVATNGELPATAAETVLMTLLLTRRQRADGVPAHIAATSVLHRLGFMGAVCFLGVDGTIAGTRHRARFFSANTDVPMLVTAIGSRSQVGDAVAELRGLTDRPLIERVQVCKRDGRLLARPHALPGTDADGLELRQKLVVYSDEDARHDGVPIHRALVARLRSAGAAGATVLRGVWGFVGDQPPHGDRLLRLTRRVPVATVIIDTPAGIAEHFGIVDAVTAEHGLVTSEMLPAALLRDGTHCRGGLSLGRHRY
- the crcB gene encoding fluoride efflux transporter CrcB, which translates into the protein MTVLLWTGVAVIGGVGSVLRFVVDRAVAARASGSFPLGTLVVNLSGAILLGLVSGLTLSNVLGHDAAFLAGTAFVGAYTTFSTWMYETHRLAEERQFRPAVANIVVSVLAGVAAAALGSAVAGWLS
- the crcB gene encoding fluoride efflux transporter CrcB encodes the protein MFGHDGRELAAVFAGGAVGTLARAGIAALAVTDPTRWPWGTFAVNIIGAFLLGYFSTRLLERLPQSAYRRPLLGTGLCGGLTTFSTMQVEILRMLQAHAYPLAAGYLTASLVCGFAAVHIATALVRRARI
- the pgm gene encoding phosphoglucomutase (alpha-D-glucose-1,6-bisphosphate-dependent), whose protein sequence is MAANPRAGTAARPEDLIDIAGLVTAYYAVIPDPDDVAQQVTFGTSGHRGSSFDGAFNEAHILATTQAIVEYRTGRGITGPLFLGRDTHGLSEPAWTSALEVLAANDVVVMIDGADRYTPTPAVSHAIVAFNRGRDSDLADGIVVTPSHNPPRDGGFKYNPPNGGPADTDATSAIAKRANEILRDGLREVKRIPLARARALAQRHDYLDAYVADLPNVVDLQAIRAEGVRIGADPLGGASVDYWAAIAERHNLDLTVVNPLVDATWRFMTLDTDGKIRMDCSSPNAMAGLIHKLQDGDADYQIATGNDADSDRHGIVTPDGGLMNPNHYLAVAIDYLYSHRPNWAPGVAVGKTAVSSSIIDRVVAGMGRPLLEVPVGFKWFVDGLSTGTIGFGGEESAGASFLRTDGTTWTTDKDGIILALLASEILAVTGKTPSQRYTELTATYGDPAYARIDAPADREQKARLSKLSAEQVGATELAGEPITAKLTAAPGNGAPLGGLKVTTENAWFAARPSGTEDVYKIYAESFLGADHLARVQEAAREVVNTVIG